One part of the Mariniflexile litorale genome encodes these proteins:
- a CDS encoding archaeosortase/exosortase family protein, whose product MKQFNSFKNQIPLPIRLFLGKALLFFIVWKIIYGIFFYNSNSLDNTLTTHVAEASTFVLNNLSFMSGFSTQTESYSEAFGGELIEYRASTIYHHDYKVLNIADACNGLELMILYIGFIICMPSKILRKVLYIVIGLLILDLVNILRCVGLIYLREYFHTYFQFAHHYLFKIIVYSTTFLIWVFYTRKIHLKNEPVPVG is encoded by the coding sequence ATGAAGCAATTTAATTCATTCAAGAATCAAATTCCATTACCAATAAGGCTTTTTCTAGGAAAAGCCTTACTTTTTTTCATTGTTTGGAAAATTATTTATGGTATATTCTTTTATAATTCAAACTCTTTAGATAACACCTTAACAACACACGTAGCCGAAGCTTCTACATTTGTTTTAAATAACTTAAGCTTTATGAGTGGTTTCTCAACGCAAACGGAATCTTATTCAGAGGCTTTTGGTGGTGAATTAATTGAATATAGGGCTTCAACTATATATCACCATGATTATAAAGTTTTAAATATTGCCGATGCCTGTAATGGTTTGGAATTAATGATTCTATACATTGGTTTTATAATTTGCATGCCATCAAAAATTTTACGTAAAGTACTTTATATTGTTATTGGTTTACTTATTCTAGATTTAGTTAATATACTTAGGTGTGTTGGACTTATATATTTACGCGAATATTTCCATACCTATTTTCAATTTGCGCATCATTATTTATTCAAAATAATAGTTTATAGTACTACCTTTCTAATTTGGGTGTTTTATACCCGAAAAATACATTTAAAAAATGAACCTGTACCAGTCGGATAA
- a CDS encoding PID-CTERM protein-sorting domain-containing protein, which yields MKANNYNFFKTIRILVMVLALALSGNIYATSGGNNRGGNKNNGNHNNNNNGNHNNNNNWNHNNNNGNNKNNNGNHNNNNGNHNNNNNGGHKHTSKCGHGSTDSIPLDGGLGFLLVGAAAFGVKKLRKNRNEAI from the coding sequence ATGAAAGCAAACAATTACAATTTTTTTAAAACTATCAGAATACTTGTTATGGTATTAGCTCTAGCATTGTCTGGTAATATTTATGCGACGTCCGGAGGAAACAACCGAGGAGGAAACAAAAATAATGGGAACCATAATAATAACAACAATGGGAACCATAATAACAACAACAATTGGAACCATAATAACAATAATGGGAACAATAAAAACAACAATGGAAACCATAACAATAACAATGGGAACCATAATAATAACAATAATGGCGGCCATAAACATACTAGTAAATGTGGACATGGTTCAACTGACTCTATTCCTTTAGATGGTGGACTAGGTTTTCTTTTAGTTGGTGCAGCTGCTTTTGGTGTTAAAAAATTACGTAAAAATAGAAATGAAGCAATTTAA
- a CDS encoding DoxX family protein, with the protein MNKNFPDLGLLILRIGFAGMLLTHGIPKLNLLFESPIKFADPIGVGEITSLILTLIGEVLAPILILIGFRTKLAAIPVIITMFVAAFIVHASDAMAVKEKALLYLIGFVVIFLTGAGKYSIDGFKKY; encoded by the coding sequence ATGAATAAAAACTTCCCAGATTTAGGCTTATTAATTCTTAGAATTGGTTTTGCAGGTATGCTACTTACTCATGGCATTCCTAAATTAAACTTATTATTTGAAAGCCCAATAAAGTTTGCAGACCCTATTGGTGTTGGTGAAATCACATCATTAATATTAACTTTAATTGGTGAAGTTCTTGCTCCCATTTTAATTTTAATTGGTTTTAGAACAAAATTAGCTGCTATTCCTGTTATAATTACCATGTTTGTTGCTGCTTTTATTGTTCATGCCAGCGATGCCATGGCTGTAAAAGAAAAGGCCCTGCTTTATTTAATTGGTTTTGTTGTTATTTTTTTAACAGGTGCAGGAAAATATTCTATCGATGGATTTAAAAAATATTAA
- a CDS encoding thiamine pyrophosphate-dependent enzyme, translating into MHTIPDLKNNISFEDFKTEVLNDYKIAVKSRECSLVGRREVLTGKAKFGIFGDGKEVPQLAMAKAFKKGDWRSGYYRDQTFMMAIEELTLEQFFAGLYANTDLESEPMSAGRQMGGHFVTHSLNNDGSWKNLTQQYNSSADISPTASQMPRLLGLAQASKIFRKVEGINASNFSMNGNEVAWGTIGNASTSEGLFFETINAAGVLQVPLVISIWDDEYGISVHAKHQTTKENISEVLKGFQRNDEEKGFEILCVKGWDYANLVETYQEAAVIARKEHVPVLIHVLELTQPQGHSTSGSHERYKNAERLAWEAQHDCNAKMRDWIIESGIATNEILIEIERAIKREVREARKNAWNTFLKPVLKEQSELISILKQVASNSINGVFIEKIKDNLVAIDEPTRKDILSQARKTLVHIVKESFLEKEQLINWINKTFENIQPIFSSHLYSETNRSNILIKEIKPTYDEDATLVDGRIILRDNFDSILSNYPEVLVFGEDTGNIGDVNQGLEGLQEKYGELRVADTGIREATIIGQGIGMSLRGLRPIAEIQYLDYILYAIQIISDDLATTHYRTKGKQKAPLIIRTRGHRLEGIWHSGSPMGGILNLVRGVHLLVPRNMTKAAGFYNTLLKGDDPAIVIECLNGYRLKEKLPNNLSAIQTPIGVVETIKEGVDITLVSYGSTLRIVEQVAKDLLSVGIDAEVIDIQSLLPFDLNHDIVKSIQKTNRVMVIDEDVPGGASAYILNEILNIQNAYQYLDSQPKTLTSKAHRPAYGNDGDYFSKPSAEDIFEAVYGVMHEMNPKNFPKLR; encoded by the coding sequence ATGCACACTATTCCAGATTTGAAAAACAATATATCATTCGAAGATTTTAAAACAGAAGTTTTAAACGATTATAAGATCGCCGTAAAAAGTCGTGAATGTAGTTTGGTAGGTAGGCGTGAAGTTTTAACAGGAAAGGCTAAATTCGGAATTTTTGGAGATGGGAAAGAAGTCCCTCAATTAGCTATGGCAAAAGCCTTTAAAAAAGGCGATTGGCGATCGGGATACTACCGAGACCAAACTTTTATGATGGCCATTGAAGAACTAACACTCGAACAGTTTTTCGCTGGTTTATATGCAAATACCGATTTAGAATCTGAACCCATGTCTGCAGGACGCCAAATGGGCGGACATTTTGTTACTCATAGTTTAAACAACGATGGAAGTTGGAAAAACTTAACACAACAATATAACTCTAGTGCCGACATATCTCCTACCGCTTCGCAAATGCCTCGGTTATTAGGACTGGCGCAAGCATCAAAAATCTTCCGGAAAGTAGAAGGGATAAATGCCTCTAACTTTTCAATGAATGGAAATGAAGTGGCTTGGGGTACCATTGGAAACGCAAGTACAAGTGAAGGATTATTTTTCGAAACTATAAATGCAGCAGGTGTATTACAAGTTCCGTTGGTTATTAGCATCTGGGATGATGAATATGGTATTTCAGTACATGCTAAGCATCAAACAACTAAAGAGAATATTTCAGAAGTTTTAAAAGGATTTCAAAGAAATGACGAAGAGAAAGGTTTTGAGATACTTTGTGTAAAAGGCTGGGATTATGCTAATTTAGTAGAAACCTATCAAGAAGCCGCTGTTATTGCGAGAAAAGAACACGTACCAGTTTTAATACATGTTTTAGAATTAACACAACCACAAGGACACTCTACCTCTGGTTCACACGAGCGTTACAAAAATGCTGAACGATTAGCTTGGGAAGCCCAACACGACTGCAATGCTAAAATGCGAGATTGGATTATAGAAAGTGGGATTGCTACAAATGAAATCCTTATTGAGATTGAAAGAGCCATTAAAAGAGAAGTGCGAGAAGCTAGAAAAAACGCTTGGAACACTTTTTTAAAACCCGTATTAAAAGAGCAGAGTGAGTTAATTTCAATTTTAAAACAAGTTGCTTCTAATAGTATTAATGGTGTTTTTATAGAAAAAATAAAAGATAATCTGGTAGCTATAGATGAGCCTACTCGAAAAGATATTTTATCGCAAGCTAGAAAAACCTTAGTACATATAGTTAAAGAATCTTTTTTAGAAAAAGAACAACTCATCAATTGGATTAATAAAACGTTCGAAAACATTCAACCCATTTTTAGTTCGCATTTATATTCTGAAACCAACCGGTCTAATATCCTTATAAAAGAAATAAAACCTACTTACGATGAAGATGCTACTTTGGTTGATGGACGCATTATACTTCGTGATAATTTTGATAGCATTTTAAGTAATTATCCCGAAGTGCTTGTTTTTGGTGAAGACACGGGTAATATAGGGGACGTCAATCAAGGTTTAGAAGGTTTACAAGAAAAATACGGGGAACTAAGAGTTGCCGATACAGGTATTAGAGAAGCTACTATTATAGGTCAAGGTATTGGTATGTCGTTACGCGGCTTACGCCCTATTGCTGAAATTCAGTATTTAGACTATATATTGTATGCCATTCAAATTATAAGTGACGATTTAGCAACAACACATTACAGAACAAAAGGAAAACAAAAAGCACCATTAATTATAAGAACACGAGGACACAGACTAGAAGGTATCTGGCATTCGGGTTCTCCTATGGGAGGAATTTTAAATCTAGTAAGAGGTGTACATCTTTTAGTGCCAAGAAACATGACCAAAGCAGCAGGCTTTTACAACACGCTTTTAAAAGGAGATGACCCTGCAATTGTAATTGAATGTCTTAATGGTTATAGACTAAAGGAGAAATTACCAAACAATTTAAGTGCGATACAAACACCCATTGGTGTTGTTGAAACGATAAAAGAAGGCGTCGATATTACTTTAGTATCATACGGCTCTACTTTACGTATTGTGGAACAAGTTGCTAAAGATTTATTATCAGTTGGTATTGATGCTGAAGTTATTGATATACAATCATTATTACCTTTCGATTTGAATCACGACATCGTTAAAAGTATTCAAAAAACCAATCGTGTTATGGTTATTGATGAAGATGTTCCAGGGGGTGCATCTGCTTATATTTTAAATGAAATTTTAAACATTCAAAACGCTTATCAGTATTTAGATAGTCAACCTAAAACCCTTACATCTAAAGCACATCGACCTGCTTATGGAAATGATGGTGATTATTTTTCAAAACCATCTGCTGAAGATATTTTTGAAGCTGTTTATGGGGTTATGCATGAAATGAATCCAAAAAACTTTCCTAAATTACGATAG
- a CDS encoding metalloprotease: MKLPLFNCILCAFISYTSFGQNKIDLKAVFDIENKQIKISQTIQYENTTLDELQTIYLNDWNNSYSTKKTALAQRIAEEYRNEFHLAKNEERGYSVITSIKQQGEDLVFQQLKNQIDIIKVELKSPLKPHEFYTIQLNYLVQIPSDKFTNYGITNTGDVNLRYWYITPAVYNGEWHYYSNKDLDDLYIPAANVHLEIEYPLGYKLTSELDVSNQTKLHKTQIITLEGTNILNNKLFLSKNSTFNTIQKDSFSLISNIKDDGLEMIDKVLITDRVTTFITKKLGEYPQKQLLLTEIDYNKDPIYGLNFLPNFIKPYPTHFQYELKLLKVALRNYLENTLLVNPRTDQWLLDGIQIYYLMDYVDEHYPNMKFLGSLANFWGIRSFHAADMDFNDKYVLAYMLMARTNRDQPLTMAKDSLLKFNNSIANKYKAGVGLKYLDDFINHDVVENSLSSFVIENKLKPVSTSDFENYIKSKTDKDIDWFFTDYLNTRKKIDFKIKKIHKTKDSITLTIKNKQDNHMPVSLYALNNDSIISKTWIENISKDKTITIPRNDANKLVLNYNSVIPEINERDNWKSLKGFFFNNKPLQFRLFQDIEDPYYNQVFFMPTAEFNNIYDGFTLGLRIYNKTVLRKLFNYRIDPQYSLKSRTFTGSAVAYMTHYLENSDLYAVSYGISGGYVSYAENLFVRQISPSLLFLFREKNDFRSNKRESLTLRYVDINRDKDINNILTSNEPNYGVFNARYIDSDDNLINFSKWYTDVQIAKKFSKLSFNYEYRRLFESNRQLNLRFFAGAFLKNNNDPTSNYFSFALDRPTDYLFEYPYLGRSEASGIFSQQYIDAEGGFKSKLDTPFANQWITTLNTSTTLWKYVLMYGDVGMLKNKYDHAHFVYDSGIRINLVTDYFEIYLPIYSNLGWEIGQPHYDQKIRFKFTVDPQALLGLFRRRWY, translated from the coding sequence TTGAAGTTACCTCTTTTCAATTGTATATTATGTGCTTTTATTTCTTATACAAGCTTTGGTCAAAACAAAATTGATTTAAAGGCTGTTTTTGATATTGAAAACAAACAAATAAAAATATCGCAAACCATTCAATATGAAAATACGACGCTAGACGAGCTTCAAACCATTTATTTAAACGATTGGAATAATAGTTATTCAACAAAAAAAACAGCACTTGCCCAAAGAATAGCAGAAGAATATAGAAATGAGTTTCATTTGGCAAAAAATGAAGAAAGAGGCTATAGTGTAATAACATCAATCAAACAACAAGGTGAAGATTTAGTATTTCAACAGTTAAAAAATCAAATAGATATTATTAAGGTTGAACTAAAAAGTCCTTTAAAGCCTCATGAATTTTATACCATCCAATTAAATTATTTGGTGCAAATACCAAGTGATAAATTCACAAATTATGGTATTACAAATACAGGTGATGTAAACTTAAGATACTGGTACATAACACCCGCTGTTTACAACGGGGAATGGCACTATTACAGTAATAAAGATTTAGACGATTTATACATTCCTGCTGCCAATGTGCATCTCGAGATTGAATATCCTTTAGGCTATAAATTAACTTCAGAGTTAGATGTAAGTAACCAAACCAAATTACATAAAACACAAATAATCACATTAGAAGGAACAAACATATTAAATAACAAATTATTCTTAAGTAAAAATTCGACATTCAATACCATACAAAAAGATAGTTTTTCGCTTATTTCAAATATCAAAGACGACGGTTTAGAAATGATTGATAAGGTTTTGATAACCGATAGGGTAACAACCTTTATTACAAAAAAACTTGGGGAATACCCCCAAAAACAACTTCTTTTAACAGAGATTGATTATAATAAGGACCCTATTTATGGTTTAAACTTTTTGCCTAACTTTATTAAACCTTACCCCACCCATTTTCAATACGAGCTAAAATTATTAAAAGTGGCTCTACGCAATTATTTAGAAAACACATTGCTTGTTAACCCAAGAACCGACCAATGGTTGCTTGATGGTATCCAAATATACTATTTAATGGATTATGTTGACGAGCATTACCCTAATATGAAATTTTTAGGATCGTTAGCAAATTTTTGGGGAATTCGGTCGTTTCACGCTGCCGATATGGATTTTAATGACAAATATGTGTTAGCATATATGCTAATGGCACGAACCAATAGAGATCAACCATTAACCATGGCAAAAGATTCGTTGTTGAAATTTAATAATAGCATTGCCAATAAATACAAAGCGGGTGTTGGTTTAAAATATTTAGATGATTTTATAAATCATGATGTTGTTGAAAATAGTTTATCCTCTTTCGTTATTGAAAATAAATTAAAACCAGTATCCACTTCCGATTTTGAAAATTATATAAAATCGAAAACAGACAAAGACATTGATTGGTTTTTTACTGATTATTTAAACACACGTAAAAAAATAGACTTCAAAATAAAAAAAATTCATAAAACTAAAGATTCTATTACGTTAACCATAAAAAACAAGCAAGATAACCACATGCCTGTTTCTTTATACGCTTTAAATAATGATAGCATCATATCGAAAACTTGGATAGAAAATATTTCAAAAGACAAAACCATCACCATTCCTAGAAACGATGCCAATAAGCTTGTTTTAAATTATAATAGTGTCATCCCCGAAATTAATGAACGTGATAATTGGAAGTCATTAAAAGGGTTCTTCTTTAATAATAAACCATTGCAATTTAGGTTATTTCAAGACATTGAAGACCCCTACTACAACCAAGTGTTCTTTATGCCTACAGCCGAATTTAATAACATTTACGACGGTTTTACACTTGGTTTAAGAATTTACAATAAAACTGTTTTAAGAAAACTATTTAATTATCGTATCGACCCGCAATATTCATTAAAATCAAGAACATTTACAGGGTCGGCAGTAGCTTATATGACACACTATTTAGAAAATAGTGACCTCTATGCCGTTAGTTATGGCATAAGTGGTGGTTATGTCTCTTATGCTGAAAATTTATTCGTGAGGCAAATATCACCTTCATTGCTATTCTTGTTCAGAGAAAAAAACGATTTCCGTTCAAATAAAAGAGAATCCCTTACCCTTAGGTATGTGGATATCAATAGAGATAAAGACATCAATAATATTTTAACTTCAAATGAGCCTAATTATGGTGTATTTAACGCTCGTTATATTGATTCGGATGATAATTTAATTAATTTTAGTAAATGGTACACTGATGTACAAATTGCAAAAAAATTCAGTAAACTATCATTTAATTATGAATACCGCCGCCTTTTTGAAAGCAATCGGCAATTAAACTTACGCTTTTTTGCAGGGGCTTTTTTAAAAAACAACAACGATCCTACCTCTAACTATTTTAGCTTTGCCTTAGACCGACCAACCGATTATCTATTTGAATATCCCTACTTAGGAAGGTCTGAAGCTTCTGGAATTTTTAGTCAGCAATATATTGATGCTGAAGGGGGTTTTAAATCCAAATTAGACACCCCATTTGCTAATCAGTGGATTACAACATTAAACACCAGTACCACATTATGGAAATATGTATTAATGTATGGTGATGTTGGCATGCTAAAAAACAAATATGACCATGCTCATTTTGTTTACGATTCTGGTATTAGAATCAATTTAGTTACCGATTATTTTGAAATTTACCTTCCTATTTATTCCAACTTAGGCTGGGAAATAGGACAACCACATTACGACCAAAAAATTCGATTTAAATTCACCGTTGATCCACAAGCTCTTTTGGGTTTATTTAGACGCCGTTGGTACTAA
- a CDS encoding TIGR00730 family Rossman fold protein: MRLEKHNKAWNEIRTNDSWAIFKIMGEFVNGYEKLSKIGPCVSIFGSARTKPEDPYYLLAEKIAKRIVEAGYGVITGGGPGIMEAGNKGAHLGGGTSVGLNIDLPFEQHDNPYIDSDKSLDFDYFFVRKVMFVKYSQGFVVMPGGFGTLDELFEAITLIQTHKIEKFPIILVGTKFWEGLLDWVKTTLLESFGNISAKDLDLIHLVDTEEEVVSILDAFYNGSGLSPNF; encoded by the coding sequence ATGAGATTAGAAAAACATAATAAAGCTTGGAATGAAATAAGAACAAACGATTCTTGGGCAATTTTTAAAATCATGGGAGAGTTTGTAAATGGTTATGAAAAACTTAGTAAAATTGGTCCTTGTGTATCCATATTTGGTTCCGCGAGAACAAAACCAGAAGACCCATATTATTTACTTGCTGAAAAAATAGCAAAACGCATTGTAGAAGCTGGTTATGGAGTTATTACAGGTGGTGGCCCTGGTATTATGGAAGCAGGAAACAAAGGAGCACATTTAGGAGGTGGTACCTCTGTAGGTTTAAATATAGACTTGCCTTTTGAACAACATGACAACCCTTATATCGACTCAGATAAAAGCTTAGATTTCGATTATTTTTTTGTTCGTAAAGTCATGTTTGTTAAATACTCGCAAGGTTTTGTTGTCATGCCAGGTGGGTTTGGTACTTTAGACGAATTATTTGAAGCTATTACCTTAATTCAAACTCATAAAATTGAAAAATTTCCTATTATTTTAGTAGGTACTAAATTCTGGGAAGGCCTTTTAGATTGGGTTAAAACAACACTTTTAGAATCTTTTGGAAACATAAGCGCTAAAGATTTAGATTTAATTCATCTTGTAGATACCGAAGAAGAAGTCGTATCTATTCTCGATGCATTCTATAATGGGTCTGGATTGAGTCCCAACTTCTAA
- the uvrA gene encoding excinuclease ABC subunit UvrA yields the protein MSQFTDFIEVKGARVHNLKNIDVSIPREKLVVITGLSGSGKSSLAFDTIYAEGQRRYIETFSAYARQFLGGLERPDVDKIDGLSPVIAIEQKTTSKSPRSTVGTITEIYDFLRLLYARASDAYSYNTGDKMVSYSDDQIKELIISDFKGKRINVLAPIVRSRKGHYRELFEQIAKQGFVKVRTDGEIKDLVKGMMLDRYKNHDIEIVIDRLVIDDSADNDKRLSETINTAMHHGDDVLMILDQDTNETRYFSRNLMCPTSGISYPNPEPNNFSFNSPKGACDTCNGIGTLYQVNGNKIVPDATLSIKAGALAPHGPEKNSWIFKQFETIAQRFNFKLTDAYQDIPEEAKHMILYGGNEKFSIENKTVGVTRDYKIDFEGVANFIENQYKTAESTSLKRWAKDYMDKVTCPTCEGSRLKKESLYFKINNKNIAELANADIIELTTWFKDLHNYLSEKQFKIAEEVLKEIKSRLQFLLDVGLDYLSLNRSSKSLSGGEAQRIRLATQIGSQLVGVLYILDEPSIGLHQRDNEKLINSLISLRDIGNSVIVVEHDKDMIERADYVIDIGPKAGKYGGEIISIGTPEELLTHHTLTADYLNGTKQIEIPKKRREGNGNFLELKGCTGNNLKNVSVKLPLGKMIGVTGVSGSGKSTLINETLYPILNAYYFNGVKKPMPYKSIKGLEHIDKVIDINQSPIGRTPRSNPATYTKTFDEIRSLFAKIPEAMIRGYKAGRFSFNVKGGRCETCQGGGLRVIEMNFLPDVYVECETCQGKRFNRETLEIRYKGKSISDVLNMTINEAVPFFEHIPKIHNKLKTIKDVGLGYITLGQQSTTLSGGEAQRIKLATELSKRDTGNTFYILDEPTTGLHFEDIRVLMIVLNKLADKGNTVLIIEHNLDVIKTVDHIIDVGYEGGKGGGQIIVEGTPEQVAKHKKSYTAKFLKKELAQFPIDN from the coding sequence ATGAGCCAATTTACCGATTTTATTGAAGTTAAAGGAGCACGTGTTCACAATCTTAAAAACATAGATGTGTCTATTCCTCGAGAAAAACTTGTAGTTATTACAGGACTGTCTGGGAGTGGAAAATCATCTTTGGCTTTTGATACGATTTATGCTGAAGGACAACGCCGCTATATTGAAACATTTTCAGCCTATGCGCGTCAGTTTTTAGGAGGTTTAGAGCGCCCTGATGTAGATAAAATTGATGGTTTAAGTCCGGTGATTGCCATCGAACAAAAAACCACTAGCAAATCGCCACGTTCTACCGTTGGAACCATTACCGAGATTTACGATTTTCTGCGCCTTTTATATGCTCGTGCTAGCGATGCATACAGTTATAATACAGGTGATAAAATGGTGAGCTATAGCGACGACCAAATTAAAGAACTTATCATTAGTGACTTTAAAGGAAAACGCATTAACGTTTTAGCGCCCATAGTACGTTCACGTAAAGGGCATTACCGTGAATTATTCGAACAAATTGCGAAGCAAGGTTTTGTAAAAGTAAGAACTGATGGCGAGATTAAAGATCTCGTAAAAGGCATGATGTTAGATCGTTACAAAAACCACGATATTGAAATTGTTATAGACCGATTGGTTATTGATGATTCTGCAGATAATGATAAACGCCTGAGCGAAACCATCAACACCGCCATGCACCATGGTGATGATGTGCTCATGATTTTAGATCAAGACACCAATGAAACCCGCTATTTTAGCCGAAACTTGATGTGCCCAACTTCGGGGATTTCATACCCTAATCCAGAACCTAATAACTTTTCATTCAATTCCCCAAAAGGTGCTTGTGATACATGTAATGGCATTGGAACACTCTATCAAGTAAACGGAAATAAAATAGTTCCTGATGCTACACTATCTATTAAGGCAGGTGCTTTAGCGCCACATGGTCCTGAAAAAAACAGTTGGATTTTTAAACAATTTGAAACCATTGCGCAACGCTTCAACTTCAAATTAACGGATGCATATCAAGACATTCCTGAAGAAGCTAAACATATGATTTTATATGGGGGCAATGAAAAGTTTTCTATTGAGAACAAAACAGTAGGCGTTACCCGCGATTATAAGATTGATTTTGAAGGTGTCGCTAATTTTATTGAAAACCAATACAAAACGGCCGAGTCTACCTCATTAAAACGTTGGGCAAAAGATTATATGGATAAAGTAACCTGTCCAACTTGCGAAGGGTCTCGTCTCAAAAAAGAATCACTTTATTTCAAAATAAACAATAAAAATATCGCCGAACTTGCGAATGCCGATATTATTGAATTAACGACTTGGTTTAAAGACTTACATAACTACCTATCTGAAAAACAATTCAAAATAGCTGAAGAAGTTCTTAAAGAAATAAAATCAAGACTTCAGTTTTTATTAGATGTGGGATTGGATTATTTATCACTAAACAGAAGCTCTAAATCTTTATCTGGTGGCGAAGCGCAACGTATTCGGTTAGCAACACAAATTGGTTCACAATTAGTTGGTGTGCTTTATATTTTAGATGAACCAAGTATTGGCTTGCACCAACGGGATAATGAAAAGCTTATAAATTCGCTGATATCACTTCGCGATATTGGCAACTCTGTCATTGTGGTTGAACATGATAAGGATATGATAGAACGGGCGGATTATGTTATTGATATTGGTCCTAAAGCAGGAAAATATGGTGGCGAAATAATTAGTATCGGTACTCCTGAAGAACTATTAACACATCATACTCTAACTGCCGATTATCTAAATGGTACTAAACAAATAGAGATTCCTAAAAAGCGTCGAGAAGGTAACGGAAATTTCCTTGAGCTCAAAGGTTGTACCGGTAATAATTTAAAAAACGTATCGGTTAAACTTCCGTTAGGAAAAATGATTGGTGTAACAGGTGTATCGGGTAGCGGAAAATCGACTTTAATTAACGAAACCCTCTATCCTATTCTGAATGCTTATTACTTTAATGGCGTTAAAAAACCTATGCCCTATAAGAGTATTAAAGGTTTAGAACATATTGACAAAGTTATTGATATTAACCAATCGCCCATTGGTAGAACACCACGAAGTAACCCAGCAACCTATACCAAAACTTTTGATGAAATTCGTAGCTTATTTGCTAAAATTCCAGAAGCCATGATAAGAGGTTACAAAGCAGGACGTTTTAGCTTTAACGTAAAGGGCGGTCGTTGTGAAACCTGCCAAGGCGGTGGATTGAGAGTTATTGAAATGAATTTTCTACCTGACGTTTATGTGGAATGCGAAACCTGCCAAGGCAAACGTTTTAATCGTGAAACTTTAGAAATTCGCTATAAAGGAAAAAGTATTAGTGATGTTTTAAATATGACCATTAACGAAGCAGTTCCTTTTTTTGAACACATTCCTAAAATTCACAATAAACTCAAAACAATTAAAGATGTTGGATTGGGTTACATAACCCTAGGGCAACAAAGCACAACACTATCTGGAGGAGAAGCACAACGCATCAAATTAGCAACAGAATTGAGTAAACGCGATACAGGAAATACGTTTTATATTCTAGATGAACCCACCACAGGACTGCATTTTGAGGATATTCGCGTGTTAATGATTGTTCTGAATAAGCTAGCAGATAAAGGAAATACAGTATTGATTATTGAACATAATTTGGACGTCATCAAAACGGTAGATCATATTATTGATGTGGGGTATGAAGGCGGAAAAGGTGGCGGACAAATAATAGTCGAGGGAACACCCGAACAAGTAGCAAAGCATAAAAAAAGTTATACTGCGAAATTTCTGAAAAAAGAACTCGCACAATTCCCAATTGATAATTGA